One window of Mucilaginibacter inviolabilis genomic DNA carries:
- a CDS encoding sugar transferase: MSIRYSKFLQPVTFISDLIVLNIALQCAHSLVFKYYSSEIQSVNFVLLVNLVWVSVSTITKNYTISRPLVLKDNLNRFLSSLLYHLLVVLGVIYFFRLYEVSRWEMFFTYSLFFFFIIIQRSVIFFILDYIRKKGYNRRHVLVIGDQDIANRLIRSFSKHPEYGYYFTDFISEDMIKDFPEQTLMEKLVSRRPDEIFVCYKYLHPLLLQKLVDFGEQNAVKIKLVSDLILNNNYASIVNYENLPVIQLSANPELSFKVIFFKRSFDIVFSLSVMIVGLPVFLLLMLITKLTSKGPAFYKQERIGKNHKPFTIYKFRSMYINAEKAGPQLSSDRDPRITGWGRILRKSRLDELPQFWNVLKGEMSVVGPRPERQHFIEQLIEKSPSYKKLLRIKPGLTSIGQVSYGYAENLDQMHSRIRYDLIYLNNINFNSDMGIILKTIRVMVQLKGK; this comes from the coding sequence ATGTCAATACGATACTCGAAATTTCTTCAGCCCGTTACTTTTATAAGTGATTTAATAGTATTAAATATTGCTTTGCAATGCGCGCACTCATTGGTGTTTAAATACTACTCATCCGAGATACAATCTGTAAATTTTGTACTGCTGGTTAATTTAGTATGGGTATCTGTTTCAACCATTACCAAAAATTATACTATTTCCAGACCATTGGTCTTAAAAGATAATCTTAACCGGTTTTTATCATCCTTGCTTTACCATTTGCTTGTAGTGCTTGGTGTTATTTATTTTTTCAGGCTGTACGAAGTTAGCCGCTGGGAGATGTTCTTTACTTATTCCCTGTTCTTCTTTTTTATCATTATACAGCGATCGGTTATATTCTTTATTCTTGATTATATACGAAAAAAGGGATACAACAGAAGGCATGTGTTGGTTATAGGAGATCAGGATATTGCGAATAGACTGATCAGGTCATTCTCGAAACATCCGGAATACGGTTATTACTTTACCGATTTTATTTCGGAGGATATGATCAAGGATTTCCCAGAACAAACTTTGATGGAGAAACTGGTTAGCAGAAGGCCTGATGAGATATTTGTATGCTATAAATACCTGCATCCATTATTACTGCAGAAATTGGTTGATTTTGGTGAACAGAATGCGGTTAAAATAAAATTGGTATCGGATCTGATACTGAATAACAACTATGCCAGCATAGTTAATTATGAAAATCTTCCCGTTATTCAGCTGTCTGCAAATCCTGAATTGAGCTTTAAAGTAATATTTTTTAAGCGGAGTTTCGATATTGTATTTTCATTAAGCGTAATGATTGTTGGCTTGCCTGTATTTCTTTTGTTGATGTTAATTACAAAACTAACATCAAAAGGCCCTGCATTTTATAAACAAGAAAGGATAGGCAAGAATCATAAGCCATTTACCATATACAAGTTCAGAAGCATGTATATAAATGCCGAGAAAGCGGGCCCTCAATTATCAAGTGACAGGGATCCACGTATAACCGGATGGGGAAGGATATTAAGAAAATCAAGACTGGATGAATTACCACAGTTCTGGAATGTACTTAAAGGCGAAATGTCTGTAGTAGGACCAAGACCCGAAAGACAGCATTTTATTGAGCAGCTTATTGAAAAATCGCCCAGCTATAAAAAATTGTTACGCATTAAACCCGGACTTACTTCCATAGGGCAGGTATCTTACGGTTATGCAGAAAATCTTGACCAAATGCACAGCCGTATCCGGTATGATCTTATCTATCTCAACAATATCAACTTTAACAGTGATATGGGGATAATCTTAAAAACCATCAGGGTTATGGTACAGCTAAAAGGCAAATAG
- a CDS encoding GDP-mannose 4,6-dehydratase, with protein MNKTDQILVTGGNGFIGSHIVDFLINEGYTSIISLDNLSGSNYGNNLNVNPSCKYVYGDLGNLAFLDKFFSDHQISYIFHIGANGNVPYSNDFPTVDFNSNAAGTFNVFNLALKYNIKKVVFASTAAVYGVPESIPVVENTQLNPISNYGLTKLYGEKLAVAYYRTYGLNCNVIRIFNTYGPRQPRYVLYDFIKKLNNNKTKLDVLGDGEQIRDYAYVSDTVKAFYDVMLSEKNGEVYNISGGNPISIKQLIEIISETLNINPVITYTGKSWPGDIKILNGDISKIKAEIGFEPKVSIKEGIERSIKWFKENNYINVS; from the coding sequence ATGAATAAAACGGACCAGATTTTAGTTACCGGTGGCAATGGATTTATAGGATCACATATAGTTGACTTTTTAATTAATGAGGGGTACACCAGTATAATTTCACTTGATAATCTTTCAGGGTCAAATTATGGCAATAACTTAAACGTTAACCCATCATGCAAATATGTTTATGGGGATTTGGGTAATCTTGCATTTTTGGATAAATTTTTCTCAGATCATCAGATCAGTTATATTTTTCACATAGGCGCCAACGGAAACGTACCGTACAGTAATGATTTTCCGACAGTTGATTTTAATAGTAATGCTGCGGGTACATTTAATGTGTTTAATCTGGCACTTAAATATAATATAAAGAAAGTTGTTTTTGCCAGCACTGCGGCTGTTTACGGTGTGCCCGAAAGCATTCCTGTAGTAGAAAATACTCAATTGAACCCAATTTCTAATTATGGGCTTACGAAATTATATGGTGAAAAGCTGGCAGTTGCCTATTATCGAACATATGGGTTAAATTGTAATGTAATCAGAATTTTTAATACCTATGGTCCGCGGCAACCCCGTTACGTTTTATATGATTTTATAAAAAAGCTAAACAACAATAAAACCAAATTAGATGTATTGGGTGATGGTGAACAAATACGTGATTATGCCTATGTTTCTGATACTGTAAAAGCGTTTTATGATGTAATGCTTTCTGAAAAAAACGGCGAGGTTTATAACATATCAGGAGGAAATCCAATCAGCATTAAGCAACTGATAGAAATAATTTCCGAAACGCTAAACATTAATCCTGTTATTACCTATACAGGTAAGAGTTGGCCAGGAGATATAAAAATACTCAATGGTGACATATCAAAAATAAAAGCAGAAATAGGATTTGAACCAAAGGTGTCTATTAAAGAAGGAATTGAAAGATCAATTAAATGGTTTAAAGAAAATAACTATATTAATGTATCTTAA
- a CDS encoding glycosyltransferase family 4 protein: MKILIVDELCYPQLGGQQVRFKELAEEWVKSGNEVEIAAIDHIGNSPVQEYINGVKYSRIISNANYYKNGRFGRDVGTIVKFSFKLHRHFKGDWDAIIFNQFPMLPSLFYKWFYKKRSKTIVDFVEHRNSKLWRFINSQILNATDAVVCISKHVKSCVKQYRENNLHVIPSLVDTSLAQSLKKENYIFLGRLEEHKHPEHAIEAVLNYNQQFGAKRSLHIMGSGNLYNNLNQQYGSNDYVVFHGLVNGEEKDKVFQQARLLLLPSEREGLPKVVIEAMAYGIPTLTTNYAGNGTQYFVKEEEIGEVAEPNIDALAKKINQIESDYKTYSDKCMQIKGEFDLHLNSIKYLNILQ; this comes from the coding sequence ATGAAAATATTAATTGTGGATGAACTTTGCTATCCTCAATTAGGCGGCCAGCAAGTAAGATTTAAAGAATTAGCAGAAGAATGGGTTAAATCGGGCAATGAAGTTGAAATTGCTGCAATTGATCATATCGGGAACTCACCAGTTCAGGAATATATTAATGGAGTAAAATACAGCCGTATAATAAGTAATGCAAATTATTACAAAAACGGGCGATTCGGGCGTGATGTAGGTACCATTGTTAAGTTTTCTTTTAAACTCCATCGTCATTTTAAAGGTGATTGGGATGCGATAATTTTTAACCAGTTTCCTATGCTTCCTTCTTTATTTTATAAATGGTTCTATAAAAAAAGAAGTAAAACCATAGTTGACTTTGTTGAGCATCGTAATTCAAAATTATGGCGTTTTATCAATAGTCAGATATTAAACGCAACAGATGCTGTTGTTTGTATTAGCAAACATGTTAAATCGTGCGTTAAGCAATACCGTGAAAACAACCTGCATGTTATACCTAGTCTGGTAGATACTTCTTTGGCGCAATCCTTAAAAAAAGAAAATTATATATTTTTAGGGCGGTTGGAAGAACATAAACACCCAGAACATGCTATTGAAGCCGTGTTAAATTACAATCAGCAGTTTGGTGCAAAGAGAAGCTTGCACATTATGGGTTCAGGTAATTTATACAATAATCTTAACCAACAGTACGGATCAAATGATTATGTGGTTTTTCATGGCCTTGTAAATGGAGAGGAAAAAGATAAAGTGTTTCAGCAAGCCCGGCTTTTGTTATTGCCTTCCGAAAGAGAAGGTTTGCCCAAGGTGGTAATTGAGGCCATGGCATACGGTATTCCTACGCTCACAACTAACTATGCAGGCAACGGCACGCAATATTTTGTAAAGGAGGAAGAAATTGGTGAAGTGGCCGAACCTAATATTGACGCCCTTGCCAAAAAAATTAATCAAATTGAGTCAGATTATAAAACTTACTCTGATAAATGTATGCAAATTAAAGGTGAATTTGATTTGCACCTAAATAGTATAAAATACCTTAATATATTACAATGA
- the rfaD gene encoding ADP-glyceromanno-heptose 6-epimerase, with protein sequence MSIQKNDAIIITGAAGFIGSCMARHLNYSGFNNLIIVDDFSVPGKEYNWQSIHYTHCIERDKLFDWLKETQIKISFFIHLGARTDTTEFDYTIHQELNLEYSKDVWNYCVKAQVPLIYASSAATYGSGELGYDDRNDIVEDLKPLNPYGISKNEFDKWALKQEQSPVFWAGLKFFNVYGPGEYHKGRMASVIFHSYNQIKDQGSVKLFRSHKKEFKDGQQLRDFIYVKDILFVIMWMMENKLSAGLYNLGTGKAQSFLDLVNSIYTALNKTPDINFIDMPEDIRDKYQYFTEANMNKLLGEGYKNKFFSLEEGVKDYVLNYLVDRKTL encoded by the coding sequence ATGTCAATTCAAAAAAACGATGCAATTATAATCACAGGTGCAGCAGGCTTTATAGGTAGCTGCATGGCAAGACATTTAAACTATTCAGGATTCAATAATTTAATTATTGTTGATGACTTTTCTGTGCCTGGTAAAGAATATAATTGGCAATCAATTCACTATACCCATTGCATTGAAAGAGACAAACTCTTTGATTGGTTAAAGGAAACTCAAATAAAGATTTCATTTTTTATTCACCTGGGCGCACGTACTGATACTACAGAGTTTGATTATACCATCCATCAGGAATTAAATTTGGAGTACTCAAAAGACGTGTGGAATTATTGCGTAAAAGCCCAAGTACCGCTTATTTATGCTTCTTCTGCAGCAACTTATGGTTCGGGAGAGCTGGGTTATGATGATAGGAATGATATTGTTGAAGATCTTAAGCCATTAAATCCATATGGCATAAGTAAAAATGAATTTGATAAATGGGCATTAAAGCAAGAGCAGTCGCCAGTTTTTTGGGCTGGGTTAAAATTTTTTAATGTTTATGGGCCAGGCGAGTATCATAAAGGCCGCATGGCAAGTGTTATTTTTCATTCCTATAATCAAATTAAGGACCAGGGAAGTGTTAAGTTGTTTCGCAGTCATAAAAAAGAATTTAAGGATGGTCAGCAATTACGGGATTTTATATATGTGAAAGATATCCTGTTTGTAATTATGTGGATGATGGAGAATAAATTAAGTGCTGGTTTGTATAACCTGGGTACAGGTAAAGCTCAAAGCTTTTTGGATTTAGTTAATTCAATTTATACAGCCTTAAATAAAACTCCCGATATAAACTTTATTGATATGCCAGAAGACATTCGCGATAAATACCAATATTTTACAGAGGCTAATATGAATAAGTTACTGGGAGAAGGATATAAAAACAAGTTCTTTTCTCTTGAAGAAGGTGTCAAAGATTATGTTTTAAATTATTTGGTCGACAGGAAAACGCTGTAA
- the rfaE1 gene encoding D-glycero-beta-D-manno-heptose-7-phosphate kinase: MYSFPDSSNNKIAVIGDVMLDHYLFGNCDRISPEAPVQVVDIKNETYTLGGSGNVLKNLIALGCPAYFIAVCGNDDGAQIVQKEVENANPSFYQLINDNHRQTTIKTRVLANKHQLIRLDRENKNDIDVATSNKMISVLKEILPDISVLIFSDYCKGVLSEHLVKETIDLCKLHNVTTIVDTKDKSLQKYNNIDILKPNKKEASIASGIEITDDKTLKEACEIIVEKTNCQTVVVTLSEEGMAIYHNNNLEKIPTKALEVFDVTGAGDTVIASLAFALANKMTISDACEFSNHAAAVVVAKIGSATATLEEINSFR; this comes from the coding sequence ATGTATTCTTTTCCAGATTCGTCAAATAATAAAATTGCAGTTATAGGAGATGTTATGCTCGATCATTATTTGTTTGGTAATTGTGATCGGATATCACCTGAAGCGCCGGTTCAGGTGGTGGATATCAAAAATGAAACTTATACACTTGGTGGATCAGGTAATGTACTCAAAAACTTAATCGCCTTAGGGTGTCCTGCTTATTTTATTGCTGTATGTGGTAATGATGATGGAGCTCAAATCGTTCAAAAAGAAGTAGAGAATGCAAACCCATCCTTTTATCAGTTAATTAATGATAATCATCGTCAAACAACTATAAAAACCAGGGTATTGGCAAATAAGCACCAACTTATACGGCTGGACAGAGAAAACAAGAATGATATTGATGTAGCTACATCTAACAAAATGATCAGTGTGCTAAAAGAGATTTTGCCTGATATTAGCGTGCTTATTTTTTCGGATTATTGTAAAGGGGTTTTAAGTGAGCATCTTGTTAAAGAGACCATTGATTTATGCAAATTGCATAACGTTACAACAATTGTTGATACAAAGGACAAGAGTTTGCAAAAATACAACAATATCGATATCCTTAAACCCAATAAAAAAGAGGCCTCTATTGCGTCGGGGATAGAGATCACAGATGACAAAACGTTAAAAGAGGCCTGCGAAATAATTGTTGAAAAGACCAATTGCCAAACAGTAGTGGTTACACTTTCTGAAGAGGGAATGGCCATTTATCATAATAACAATTTAGAAAAAATTCCAACAAAAGCATTGGAGGTTTTTGATGTTACAGGAGCCGGAGATACTGTAATCGCATCATTGGCGTTTGCATTAGCAAACAAAATGACAATTAGCGATGCCTGTGAGTTTTCCAATCATGCGGCAGCAGTAGTGGTTGCCAAAATAGGGAGTGCTACAGCCACCTTAGAAGAAATAAACAGCTTTAGATAA
- a CDS encoding glycosyltransferase family 9 protein, with amino-acid sequence MTRILIVKIGAIGDVIMTLPILTEIKRQHPDSHITWVCGEIVKPILSSIPSINEVISINESKLFSGSKLKAIKELAVIQNKLAFKKYDFLINYHPDRRYKLISALVRSTNKLFLTRNDDRPALIPGRSRPFEHVRLFLQSDNSFNGYIQFPEDRIDKLKLPDVIANELKADQRRVIIAPGGAKNALYEQELRRWPVENYVKLTEILLKNNYQVILSGGPSDTWVVEHFKHLDIVNLVGKLLLVEVIALMRNAEFVVTHDSGPYHLAVFANSPHVIALFGPTNPHEFSYGKNFNKVKMVWSGSGLLCSPCYYGKYFSTQCQSNICMQLIDPTSVIEIISNIAVN; translated from the coding sequence ATGACTAGAATATTGATTGTTAAGATTGGTGCAATAGGTGATGTAATCATGACTTTACCGATATTAACAGAGATTAAACGGCAACATCCCGATTCGCATATCACCTGGGTTTGTGGCGAAATTGTTAAGCCTATTTTATCATCGATACCTTCTATAAACGAAGTAATATCCATTAATGAAAGCAAACTGTTTTCAGGCAGTAAATTAAAAGCTATTAAAGAACTTGCTGTTATACAAAATAAGTTGGCTTTTAAAAAATATGATTTTTTGATAAACTATCATCCTGATAGACGGTATAAGTTGATAAGTGCATTGGTGCGATCAACCAATAAATTGTTTTTAACTCGTAATGATGATAGGCCTGCATTAATTCCCGGACGATCAAGGCCTTTTGAACATGTGAGGTTGTTTTTGCAATCTGATAACAGTTTTAATGGCTACATTCAATTTCCGGAAGACAGAATCGATAAGTTAAAACTGCCGGATGTCATCGCAAATGAACTAAAGGCAGATCAGCGCAGGGTGATAATTGCACCAGGAGGCGCCAAAAATGCTTTATATGAACAAGAGCTTCGTAGATGGCCCGTTGAAAACTATGTTAAGCTAACCGAAATCTTATTGAAAAATAATTATCAGGTAATACTATCCGGAGGGCCATCAGATACTTGGGTAGTTGAACATTTTAAGCATTTAGACATTGTTAATTTAGTTGGAAAATTATTGCTCGTTGAGGTAATTGCTTTAATGAGAAATGCTGAGTTTGTTGTAACACATGATAGTGGCCCGTATCATTTGGCTGTTTTTGCAAATAGCCCTCACGTGATAGCCTTATTTGGCCCTACTAACCCACATGAATTTAGTTATGGGAAAAATTTTAATAAGGTAAAAATGGTGTGGAGCGGGAGTGGATTGTTATGCAGTCCATGTTATTATGGCAAGTACTTTAGCACGCAATGCCAGTCCAATATTTGCATGCAGTTAATAGATCCTACATCAGTTATTGAAATTATATCTAACATTGCAGTTAACTAA
- a CDS encoding glycosyltransferase family 2 protein: protein MYKVFIILVNYKNYSDTIECLESIFKNKYKDFQLIIVDNSPTDESNNSILKWVSNYNTERISGTNLKYIETDEIACATASNIYEEQLVLVKAVNRGFSAANNVALKYIFKNGIDSSYIWILNNDTVIDSNSIVELLNFYTRPGTEDYVISSKMRFYHDQSKLQAIIGDYNKWIGRGSHIGENEEDHGQYDQYVVKETNYLVGASVFIPLKIAVNVGLMDESYFLYFEDLDWSLKIKQRGYKLGIQTSAIIYHKEGASTAVKSNKKNNRDISGYYTLINRVRFTKKWYPVCMFSVMIGVTYGLIKRLLKGKFSIFIKAITVVPKILLGYQV, encoded by the coding sequence ATGTATAAAGTATTTATAATTCTTGTTAACTATAAAAATTATTCAGATACAATTGAATGTTTGGAAAGCATTTTTAAGAATAAATATAAAGACTTTCAGCTTATAATTGTAGATAACTCGCCAACGGATGAATCAAATAACAGCATTTTAAAGTGGGTTTCGAACTATAATACTGAACGAATATCAGGTACTAACTTAAAATACATTGAAACTGATGAAATAGCATGTGCTACAGCATCGAATATATATGAAGAACAACTAGTATTAGTAAAAGCAGTTAATCGTGGCTTTTCTGCAGCAAACAACGTCGCGCTCAAATATATATTCAAAAATGGGATAGATTCATCGTATATCTGGATTTTGAATAATGACACCGTAATTGATAGTAATAGTATTGTTGAGCTATTGAATTTTTATACCAGGCCAGGTACAGAGGATTACGTTATAAGTAGTAAAATGCGTTTTTATCACGATCAATCTAAATTACAGGCAATTATTGGAGATTATAATAAATGGATAGGTAGAGGCTCACATATTGGTGAAAATGAGGAAGATCACGGACAATATGATCAATACGTTGTTAAGGAAACAAACTATCTGGTTGGAGCCTCCGTATTTATTCCTCTAAAAATAGCCGTTAATGTTGGTTTAATGGATGAGAGCTATTTTTTGTATTTTGAAGATCTTGATTGGTCATTAAAAATAAAACAGCGGGGATACAAGCTTGGCATACAGACAAGTGCTATAATATATCATAAAGAAGGAGCCTCAACTGCAGTTAAATCCAATAAAAAGAACAACAGAGATATAAGTGGCTATTATACATTGATCAATAGAGTTCGTTTTACTAAAAAATGGTATCCTGTTTGTATGTTTTCTGTTATGATAGGGGTTACTTACGGATTAATTAAAAGGCTGTTAAAAGGGAAATTTTCCATATTTATAAAAGCTATTACTGTAGTACCTAAAATTTTATTAGGGTACCAGGTTTAA
- a CDS encoding EpsG family protein, giving the protein MTGYLLFFVPLAILAFFESAKFKEEYVNYVLKLLWIPTIVVTFIFIGFRYKVGLDWFQYNEFMDHTESLGQVLSGPDNSPIFSDAPFEIGYKWLCLIIKTIGIGFPGFVAIISAYNLFCLTKFIKRYIPDYRYMFMLILYSINIFREFDILRQSLAFYTLLFAIPQINKSFFKYLLICLAASLFHNSALIFIPIYGIFKLRFSRRLVLLTSFLYILNFIVPFKILSTISRILLLIPTSSSFFIEKFLSYIELFPTNVHFNFLALTNIFMLFSMWLFYDEMVKEDKKYNNLFMMFIAYIFVVIFFSQVEEINGRFAYYFTVESAFILAIMSQCYSKFNRIFYNTCLLGIACIKFVSPLQYEASYLTYFPYNNYLLIDDAEDRRIMNNFYKAQDKTKEFYDNQAVGK; this is encoded by the coding sequence ATGACAGGATATCTTCTTTTCTTTGTCCCTTTGGCTATATTGGCCTTTTTTGAGTCTGCAAAATTCAAAGAAGAATATGTTAATTATGTATTAAAGTTATTGTGGATACCAACCATTGTTGTAACTTTTATTTTTATAGGTTTTCGTTATAAAGTTGGGCTTGACTGGTTTCAGTATAATGAATTTATGGATCATACAGAAAGCCTTGGACAGGTATTATCCGGTCCTGATAATTCCCCGATATTTTCTGATGCACCATTTGAGATAGGATATAAATGGCTTTGCCTTATTATTAAAACTATAGGTATAGGCTTCCCTGGTTTTGTAGCAATTATATCTGCTTATAATCTTTTTTGTTTAACAAAATTTATTAAGCGGTATATTCCTGATTATCGGTACATGTTCATGTTGATTCTATATTCAATTAACATTTTCAGGGAGTTTGATATTTTAAGGCAAAGCTTAGCATTTTACACTTTACTGTTTGCTATACCGCAAATAAATAAATCATTTTTCAAATACCTTTTAATTTGTCTGGCAGCCTCGCTTTTCCATAACAGCGCACTAATATTTATACCCATATATGGTATATTTAAACTGCGTTTTTCAAGAAGATTGGTTCTCCTTACATCGTTTTTGTATATTTTAAATTTTATAGTCCCATTTAAAATTTTAAGCACAATAAGCCGGATCTTGTTACTGATACCTACCTCATCAAGTTTTTTTATTGAGAAATTTCTATCATATATAGAATTGTTTCCTACTAATGTACATTTTAATTTCCTGGCACTTACTAATATCTTCATGTTGTTTTCCATGTGGTTATTCTATGATGAGATGGTTAAGGAGGATAAGAAGTATAACAACTTATTTATGATGTTCATTGCATATATCTTTGTGGTTATATTTTTTTCGCAGGTAGAGGAGATTAATGGTAGATTTGCTTATTACTTTACCGTCGAATCAGCTTTTATATTAGCCATAATGTCGCAATGCTATAGTAAATTTAACCGTATATTTTATAACACATGTCTGTTAGGAATTGCATGCATCAAATTTGTCTCACCACTTCAGTATGAAGCTTCTTATTTAACATATTTTCCATATAATAATTATTTATTAATTGATGATGCTGAAGATCGTCGGATTATGAATAATTTTTATAAAGCTCAGGATAAAACAAAGGAGTTTTATGATAACCAGGCTGTAGGGAAATAA
- a CDS encoding glycosyltransferase family 4 protein: MKAQILVISSYYNEENIKDGMIQRVKSVDDNLSNFDRIYLNIKIHKFFKKKVTHQRDNVKSYDINVIFHFFFILKCISKADVIYFHSIYNVIRIFPWFLLFRKKTILDVHGVVPEELVSVGRNFRAGLYSLVEKVAFRKMSLMIFVTESMADYYKKKYPGWHGAYKIFYIVPANLVVDNNTAIENNGKINVIYSGNTQKWQNIELMLNVIKNNLSENINYLILTGEPEVFNEQIKNLNINADKISVKSVHPNELAQYYNKAHYGFILRDDVVVNRVANPTKLIEYLCYGVTPIVKSAEIGDFMKLKYEYLNYEDFSDKLLPVKSEINLNIAKFIIENYDPQKIFDEIFEMLL; encoded by the coding sequence ATGAAAGCTCAAATTTTGGTTATTTCCTCTTATTATAATGAAGAAAATATAAAAGATGGAATGATACAGCGTGTAAAATCTGTTGATGATAATTTATCAAATTTTGATAGGATTTATTTAAATATAAAAATTCATAAGTTTTTTAAAAAGAAAGTAACTCATCAGCGTGACAACGTAAAGAGTTATGATATAAATGTTATTTTTCACTTTTTTTTCATTTTAAAATGTATTTCTAAAGCTGACGTTATATATTTTCATTCCATATATAATGTTATCAGGATATTTCCATGGTTTTTGTTGTTTAGAAAGAAGACTATTTTGGATGTACATGGCGTTGTTCCTGAAGAGTTAGTAAGTGTGGGTAGGAATTTTAGGGCAGGCTTATATTCGTTAGTGGAAAAAGTTGCTTTCAGAAAAATGTCATTAATGATATTTGTAACTGAAAGCATGGCTGATTATTATAAAAAGAAATATCCAGGATGGCATGGCGCCTACAAGATATTCTATATCGTACCAGCTAATTTGGTTGTAGATAATAATACAGCAATTGAAAATAATGGAAAAATAAATGTTATATATAGCGGCAATACTCAAAAATGGCAAAATATTGAATTGATGCTCAATGTTATTAAAAATAATTTATCAGAAAACATTAATTATTTGATATTAACAGGCGAGCCGGAAGTGTTTAATGAACAAATTAAGAATTTAAATATTAACGCTGATAAAATTTCAGTAAAAAGCGTACACCCTAATGAGCTTGCGCAATATTACAACAAAGCGCATTATGGTTTTATACTCAGGGATGATGTTGTAGTAAACAGGGTGGCAAACCCTACCAAGCTTATTGAATATTTATGTTATGGAGTAACGCCAATTGTAAAGTCGGCTGAGATCGGTGATTTTATGAAACTGAAATATGAGTATCTGAATTATGAAGATTTTTCAGACAAACTGCTTCCGGTTAAAAGTGAAATCAATCTTAATATAGCTAAATTCATTATTGAAAATTACGATCCTCAAAAAATATTCGACGAAATATTTGAGATGCTATTATGA
- the wecB gene encoding non-hydrolyzing UDP-N-acetylglucosamine 2-epimerase: MMNKVLIIFGTRPEAIKMAPLVKAFQYSDKFITKVCVTAQHRHMLDQVLQFFEITPDFDLNLMKPNQNLYTISSEILLGLKPVLDDFKPDYVYVHGDTTTSTFAAVAAFYSGAKVCHIEAGLRTYEKLSPFPEEINRQLTSRIADWHLAPTPKAKQNLINEGIKDDTIIITGNTVIDALFYAVQKLENYEDSEINYLNTILDSSKKLVLVTGHRRENFGNGFLNICKALKKIALHEDVQIVYPVHLNPNVLEPVHSLLNGVDNINLIEPLSYPAFVYLMKKSYLILTDSGGVQEEAPSLGKPVLVMRDTTERPEALAAGCVILVGTDPDVIVFETERLLNDETHYQNMSEAVNPYGDGNSSNRVLESLIQVV; the protein is encoded by the coding sequence ATGATGAATAAGGTTTTAATTATATTTGGAACTCGTCCGGAGGCAATAAAAATGGCTCCATTGGTAAAAGCGTTTCAATATTCTGATAAATTTATTACAAAAGTTTGTGTTACAGCTCAACATAGACATATGCTTGATCAGGTATTACAATTTTTTGAAATAACACCTGATTTTGATTTGAACTTGATGAAACCTAATCAGAATCTTTATACCATATCATCCGAGATATTATTGGGCCTCAAGCCTGTGTTAGATGATTTTAAGCCTGATTATGTTTATGTGCATGGTGATACCACGACATCAACATTTGCTGCCGTTGCAGCTTTTTATAGCGGCGCCAAAGTATGTCACATTGAAGCTGGTTTAAGAACTTATGAAAAGTTGTCTCCCTTTCCGGAAGAAATTAATAGGCAATTGACATCAAGAATTGCGGATTGGCACTTAGCACCAACACCAAAAGCAAAGCAAAACCTTATAAACGAAGGAATAAAAGATGACACTATTATAATTACCGGAAATACTGTAATAGATGCTCTGTTTTATGCTGTTCAAAAACTGGAAAATTATGAAGACAGCGAAATTAATTATTTAAACACAATTCTTGACAGCTCTAAAAAGCTTGTTTTGGTTACAGGACACAGGCGGGAAAATTTTGGCAATGGTTTTCTTAATATTTGCAAAGCTTTAAAAAAGATAGCCTTACACGAAGATGTGCAGATCGTATACCCCGTTCATTTGAATCCGAATGTCTTAGAGCCGGTGCATTCTTTATTGAATGGTGTAGATAACATTAATTTAATTGAACCGCTTTCGTACCCTGCATTTGTTTACCTAATGAAAAAAAGCTATTTGATATTAACTGATAGCGGCGGCGTACAGGAAGAAGCCCCAAGTTTGGGGAAACCAGTATTAGTAATGCGAGATACTACAGAGCGTCCGGAAGCTTTGGCTGCTGGCTGTGTTATTTTAGTTGGCACAGATCCGGATGTTATCGTATTCGAAACAGAAAGGCTTTTGAATGATGAAACGCATTATCAGAACATGTCTGAAGCGGTTAACCCTTATGGAGATGGTAACTCATCCAATAGAGTCCTTGAAAGTTTAATCCAGGTCGTATGA